The following proteins come from a genomic window of Proteinivorax hydrogeniformans:
- the fdhF gene encoding formate dehydrogenase subunit alpha has translation MITIKINGRPVQCEEGISVFNAARLNNINIPTLNYDERFEMKTVDSGADLSIVEIKGEESLVDSTDVMVKDNLEIWTESNNVVRARQEILKEVLADHPLDCLTCEKSGHCDLQTYCYKYDVKGPDYFRENIAPKELFDKNPFYYIDREKCIACGKCVEICTQLQGVEGLSLVRQGMQGYVKAPQNIVKELTKTDCVSCGNCVSNCPVGALMPKAKHKYRHWETEKVETTCSYCGVGCQLELSTKDDKIVEVNPVKGKLNQGLLCVKGKFAFDFINHPDRLSKPLVRENGELKEATWEKAYQRIADKITEIKEQDGPDAIGGFSSARAITEDNYMMTKFFRAGIGTNNVDHCARLUHSSTVAGLATTLGSGAMTNSIAEIDKAEVIFLTGTNTEENHPVIGARIRRAVKKGAKLIVADPRKISLEDVSDVFLQIKPGTSIALSNGMLNVILEEGLEDKEYIEKNTEGFQQLKEVLKKYTPEKVAEICEVDAEDIRKAARMYAKYDRGSIFYCMGITQHHKGTDGVISLSNLALVTGNLGREGTGINPLRGQNNVQGACDMGALPVVYTGYQPIGDKKVQEKFEKAWGTKLSGETGMTMTHMMKHAESGKIKMLYIMGENPVLSDPDTNHVIKGLKESFLVVQDIFLTETAELADVVLPAAAFAEKDGTFVNTERRVQRVRKAVSAPGEAKPDWQIFVELMRTLGYENNFETAEEVFEEIRAVTPSYSGITYDRIKDDGIQWPCPNEEHPGTKFLHANQPVRGKGLLVPVEFEETPELSDKDNYPYIMTSSRVLYHYHTSTMTDKTEGVNKLVNETFVEISPNTAEKLGIENGEVIKVSSPRGEIKPRAFITELVSDNVVSVPFHFKDGANVLTNSELLDAKASIPSLKVTGVNIEKLG, from the coding sequence ATGATAACAATTAAAATTAACGGACGACCTGTCCAATGTGAAGAAGGAATAAGTGTTTTTAATGCAGCTCGCTTGAACAATATAAATATACCAACTTTAAATTATGACGAACGCTTTGAGATGAAAACTGTAGATAGCGGAGCTGACTTAAGCATTGTCGAAATAAAAGGAGAAGAGAGTCTAGTCGATTCTACTGATGTAATGGTAAAGGATAATTTGGAGATTTGGACGGAATCTAACAATGTGGTTAGAGCTAGACAAGAGATTCTTAAAGAAGTTTTGGCTGATCATCCTTTAGATTGTTTAACCTGTGAAAAGTCAGGGCATTGTGATTTGCAAACGTATTGCTATAAATACGATGTTAAAGGACCTGACTATTTTAGAGAAAATATTGCTCCAAAGGAACTTTTCGATAAAAATCCTTTTTACTACATTGATAGAGAGAAATGTATCGCGTGCGGAAAATGTGTGGAAATCTGCACACAGTTACAGGGTGTAGAAGGGTTATCTTTAGTAAGACAAGGTATGCAAGGGTATGTTAAAGCTCCCCAAAACATTGTCAAAGAGTTAACAAAGACAGATTGTGTGTCCTGTGGAAATTGCGTCTCAAATTGTCCAGTAGGAGCACTGATGCCGAAAGCAAAACATAAATATAGGCACTGGGAAACAGAAAAAGTTGAAACCACCTGTTCATACTGTGGAGTTGGTTGTCAGCTAGAACTTTCCACTAAAGATGACAAGATAGTTGAGGTCAATCCCGTAAAAGGTAAGTTGAATCAAGGTTTGCTTTGTGTAAAGGGCAAGTTTGCTTTTGATTTTATTAACCACCCTGATAGACTAAGCAAACCACTTGTAAGAGAAAATGGTGAGCTCAAAGAAGCAACTTGGGAGAAAGCTTATCAAAGAATAGCGGACAAAATAACTGAAATTAAAGAACAAGATGGACCTGATGCTATCGGTGGATTTTCTTCCGCTAGAGCTATAACAGAAGATAATTATATGATGACTAAGTTTTTTAGGGCAGGTATCGGTACAAACAACGTTGATCACTGTGCTCGACTCTGACACAGCTCTACAGTTGCAGGTCTTGCAACTACACTTGGAAGTGGAGCTATGACAAATAGTATCGCAGAGATAGACAAGGCAGAAGTTATATTTTTAACAGGTACAAATACAGAAGAAAATCACCCTGTTATTGGAGCGCGTATTAGAAGAGCGGTTAAAAAAGGTGCCAAATTAATAGTAGCTGATCCTCGCAAAATTTCACTGGAGGATGTATCTGACGTATTTTTACAAATCAAACCAGGTACCAGTATTGCATTATCAAATGGAATGCTAAATGTGATTTTAGAGGAAGGTCTAGAGGACAAAGAGTATATTGAGAAAAATACTGAAGGTTTCCAGCAGTTGAAAGAAGTATTGAAAAAATACACCCCTGAAAAGGTAGCAGAGATTTGTGAGGTAGATGCAGAAGATATCCGAAAAGCTGCCAGAATGTACGCTAAATACGATAGAGGAAGTATTTTCTACTGCATGGGAATAACTCAGCATCATAAAGGAACAGACGGTGTTATCAGTCTATCTAATCTAGCTTTGGTTACTGGCAACTTGGGTAGAGAAGGAACAGGAATTAACCCGCTAAGGGGTCAAAACAACGTACAGGGAGCCTGTGATATGGGTGCTTTACCTGTCGTTTATACTGGATATCAGCCTATTGGCGATAAAAAAGTTCAGGAAAAGTTTGAAAAGGCTTGGGGAACAAAGCTATCTGGTGAAACTGGGATGACCATGACTCATATGATGAAACATGCAGAAAGCGGAAAAATTAAAATGCTTTACATTATGGGAGAAAACCCTGTGTTATCTGATCCTGATACAAACCATGTAATTAAGGGGCTAAAAGAAAGTTTCTTAGTTGTACAGGATATATTTTTAACGGAAACAGCAGAGCTTGCTGATGTTGTTTTACCAGCTGCTGCTTTTGCAGAAAAAGACGGAACGTTTGTTAATACCGAACGAAGAGTCCAAAGGGTAAGAAAAGCAGTGAGTGCTCCTGGAGAAGCAAAACCAGATTGGCAAATATTTGTTGAGCTAATGAGAACTTTAGGATATGAGAATAACTTTGAAACTGCCGAAGAGGTGTTCGAAGAAATAAGAGCTGTCACTCCATCTTATTCTGGTATCACATACGACCGTATTAAAGATGACGGAATTCAGTGGCCTTGTCCAAATGAAGAGCATCCAGGCACCAAATTCTTACACGCAAACCAGCCAGTAAGGGGTAAGGGTTTGCTAGTGCCAGTTGAGTTTGAAGAAACGCCGGAGCTATCTGATAAAGATAATTACCCTTATATTATGACTAGCAGCCGTGTTCTATATCACTACCATACCTCGACAATGACTGATAAAACAGAGGGCGTAAACAAACTTGTAAATGAAACCTTTGTAGAAATCAGTCCTAACACAGCTGAAAAGCTTGGGATAGAAAATGGAGAAGTAATAAAGGTAAGCTCTCCGAGAGGTGAAATAAAACCTAGAGCGTTTATAACAGAGTTAGTTTCTGACAATGTAGTTAGTGTGCCTTTCCACTTTAAAGATGGAGCAAACGTGTTAACTAACTCCGAACTATTAGATGCTAAAGCTAGCATTCCAAGCTTGAAGGTTACAGGTGTTAATATAGAAAAACTGGGTTAA
- a CDS encoding NADH-dependent [FeFe] hydrogenase, group A6, translating into MATVRLTINGKNVVATEDNSILDVCKKNGVNIPTLCTHPDLNDEGNCRMCVVEVDGEEELLASCNTKVKDKMVVRTETERIKDSRKATLELLIANHPNDCLTCDKVAGDCELQNLCYQYDVNRKEQLLETLPQKEVLDLSSTSITRDINKCIVCGNCVRVCSETQDIGIYDYTERGHDTVINTKEKEPISETDCINCGQCIKVCPVGALVEKNDIHRVRAAINDPNVHVVVQTAPAVKHTLGEEFGLEPGTDVTGQTNAALRKLGADKVFSTDFTADLTIMEEGTEFIDRIQKGEKLPLLTSCSPGWVKYVEHNHPRLLENVSSCKSPQQMFGALSKSYYAEINDLEPQKIFSLSIMPCTAKKFEADREELKVNDLKDVDAVLTTRELAKMIKMEKIQFAKLDVESFDNFLGDHTSAGRIFGTTGGVMEAALRTVAWKLSEGKLDKIEYEGVRGLTNAKEAEIKIADMKVKIAVVHGTAAAKELMKKIENGEKQYHFVEIMGCIGGCINGGGAPIPDSMETVKKRMAGIYKTDGNSTLRRSHENPLISKLYDNYLGQPGGHKAHDLLHTHYIDRSTKNVDVRGEHDDNN; encoded by the coding sequence ATGGCAACAGTTAGATTGACTATAAATGGTAAAAATGTAGTTGCTACGGAAGATAATTCAATTTTGGATGTATGTAAGAAAAATGGAGTTAACATCCCTACTTTATGTACTCATCCCGATTTGAATGATGAGGGAAATTGTAGAATGTGTGTTGTGGAGGTTGATGGAGAAGAGGAGCTTTTGGCTTCTTGTAATACAAAAGTAAAAGACAAAATGGTAGTGCGCACAGAAACAGAGAGAATTAAAGATTCAAGAAAAGCGACGTTAGAACTTTTAATTGCCAATCACCCAAATGATTGCTTGACTTGCGATAAAGTAGCTGGAGATTGTGAATTGCAAAACCTTTGTTACCAATATGATGTTAATAGAAAAGAGCAATTGCTGGAGACTTTGCCACAAAAAGAAGTTCTTGATTTATCAAGTACTTCCATTACTAGAGATATAAATAAATGCATAGTATGTGGAAATTGTGTTAGAGTTTGTTCGGAAACACAGGACATAGGCATTTATGATTATACCGAAAGAGGACATGACACAGTTATTAACACTAAAGAAAAGGAACCTATTTCAGAAACTGATTGTATAAACTGTGGTCAATGTATAAAAGTATGTCCTGTAGGGGCGTTAGTAGAGAAAAATGATATCCATAGAGTACGTGCAGCTATAAATGATCCTAATGTACACGTAGTGGTACAAACAGCACCAGCTGTTAAACACACTTTGGGTGAAGAATTTGGGTTGGAGCCTGGCACTGATGTTACAGGACAAACCAATGCAGCATTAAGGAAACTAGGTGCAGACAAAGTATTTAGTACCGATTTTACCGCAGACTTGACAATAATGGAAGAGGGAACTGAGTTTATTGACAGAATCCAAAAAGGTGAAAAGCTTCCGTTGTTAACCTCCTGCTCTCCAGGTTGGGTAAAGTATGTAGAACATAATCATCCCCGCTTATTGGAAAATGTATCTTCTTGTAAATCACCACAACAAATGTTCGGTGCTTTGTCTAAGTCCTATTATGCAGAAATTAATGATTTAGAACCTCAAAAAATATTTAGCCTATCTATAATGCCTTGTACTGCTAAAAAATTCGAAGCAGATAGAGAAGAATTAAAAGTCAACGACTTAAAAGATGTAGATGCGGTACTGACAACGAGAGAGTTAGCAAAAATGATAAAGATGGAAAAAATTCAATTTGCAAAGCTTGACGTAGAAAGTTTTGACAACTTTTTAGGAGATCACACTAGTGCTGGAAGAATTTTTGGTACAACAGGTGGAGTTATGGAAGCAGCTTTAAGAACAGTTGCTTGGAAACTTAGTGAAGGCAAACTAGACAAAATAGAGTATGAAGGTGTAAGAGGACTGACAAATGCTAAAGAAGCAGAGATTAAAATAGCAGATATGAAGGTCAAAATTGCTGTTGTCCATGGTACAGCTGCTGCTAAGGAGCTAATGAAAAAAATTGAAAATGGTGAAAAACAATATCACTTTGTAGAAATAATGGGATGTATAGGAGGTTGTATTAATGGAGGAGGAGCCCCTATTCCAGATTCTATGGAAACAGTTAAAAAGAGAATGGCAGGCATTTATAAAACAGATGGAAACTCTACCTTGCGCCGGTCTCATGAGAATCCTCTAATTAGCAAATTGTATGATAATTATTTGGGGCAGCCAGGTGGACATAAAGCTCACGATTTACTTCATACCCACTATATTGATCGCTCTACGAAAAATGTTGATGTAAGGGGTGAACATGATGATAACAATTAA